A part of Numenius arquata chromosome 16, bNumArq3.hap1.1, whole genome shotgun sequence genomic DNA contains:
- the CABP7 gene encoding calcium-binding protein 7, with amino-acid sequence MPFHPVTAALMYRGIYTIPNILAEQHPVEIPEDELEEIREAFKVFDRDGNGFISKQELGTAMRSLGYMPNEVELEVIIQRLDMDGDGQVDFEEFVTLLGPKLSTSGIPEKFHGTDFDTVFWKCDMQKLTVDELKRLLYDTFCEHLSMKDIENIIMTEEESHMGTAEECPVDVETCSSQQIRQTCVRKSLICAFAIAFIISVMLIAANQVLRSGMK; translated from the exons ATGCCTTTCCACCCGGTGACGGCGGCTTTGATGTACCGGGGGATCTACACCATCCCCAACATCCTCGCCGAGCAGCACCCCGTGGAGATCCCCGAGGACGAGCTGGAGG AGATCCGTGAAGCCTTCAAGGTGTTCGACCGGGATGGCAACGGCTTCATCTCCAAGCAGGAGCTGGGCACGGCCATGCGCTCCCTGGGCTACATGCCCAACGAGGTGGAGCTGGAAGTCATCATCCAGCGCCTCGACATGGACG GCGACGGGCAGGTGGACTTTGAGGAGTTCGTGACGTTACTGGGGCCCAAGCTGTCCACCTCGGGCATCCCGGAGAAGTTCCACGGCACGGACTTCGACACTGTCTTCTGGAAG TGCGACATGCAGAAGCTGACGGTGGACGAGCTGAAGCGGCTGCTGTACGACACCTTCTGCGAGCACCTCTCCATGAAGGACATCGAGAACATCATCATGACGGAGGAGGAGAGCCACATGGGCACGGCCGAGGAGTGCCCCGTCGACGTGGAGA cctgctccagccagcAGATCCGGCAGACCTGCGTGCGGAAGAGCCTCATCTGCGCCTTCGCCATCGCCTTCATCATCAGCGTGATGCTCATCGCCGCCAACCAGGTGCTGCGCAGCGGCATGAAGTAG